One segment of Leptodactylus fuscus isolate aLepFus1 chromosome 7, aLepFus1.hap2, whole genome shotgun sequence DNA contains the following:
- the ZNF770 gene encoding zinc finger protein 770 encodes MHAVPVKMMKSQQYRNLKKAPRRRPYCCDACSKQFETPSKLARHYLTHTGQKPFPCQDCNKTFRQLVHLERHMMTHMLSFQCSTCHRHFKTSETLSKHQQLHHADHTKEVRPSNRSVHKSFFSLPPYCFGCQKIFVSEEKRLLHRCDFMNVTAVPKPSKRSCEFCAKVFPSRSKLERHLMIHTGQRPFACALCGKAFRQKTHLKIHQLTHSQEKPFQCNLCPKSFKVPEKLLKHQEMHANLSSVCSRTELLEVKQEDDEDLSVFVIPFQCSSCGQCYSSQEILDNHECLVETDVAETVTSVRRSYNRGFGKNTKIHESHLEDETLPNVSTPVRLLKTEYLEESDHVVTMEVQTHGSSKNLFRKGKPQGKSVRQSQIDMERYFHGLVENQNGDTICSTFHAYDQGQHEKESHSLHQFLQGAQGILLQRNKVAKCDQCNKTFPSMSKLRRHYLIHTGQKPFTCTECGKTFRQSAHLKRHLITHIQKVPVLRAQDGLESYYSELCQQQSTSFPLTEHCYDPTIDPEELDQVMTIVVPDVKVENESLDLSSENQKRGTCKTRITMSKERSVKSQQERKVRTRGVQKSYKCSVCTKTFLSPSKLERHYLMHAGQKPFECTECGKSFRQDPHLKRHMLTHIRMKK; translated from the coding sequence ATGCATGCTGTCCCAGTAAAGATGATGAAGAGCCAGCAGTACAGGAATCTTAAGAAAGCCCCAAGGAGGCGTCCATACTGCTGCGATGCATGCTCCAAGCAATTCGAAACGCCATCCAAACTGGCAAGACATTACCTCACCCATACCGGCCAAAAGCCCTTCCCATGCCAAGACTGCAATAAGACCTTTCGCCAACTAGTACACCTAGAAAGACACATGATGACCCACATGTTGTCTTTCCAGTGCAGCACTTGTCACCGCCATTTTAAGACTTCAGAGACCTTGTCTAAGCACCAGCAGTTACACCATGCGGACCACACCAAGGAAGTGAGGCCATCCAATAGATCTGTGCACAAGAGTTTCTTCTCCTTACCACCATATTGCTTCGGCTGCCAGAAAATTTTTGTAAGTGAAGAAAAGCGGCTACTTCATCGATGCGATTTCATGAACGTGACCGCAGTCCCCAAACCCTCGAAGCGTAGCTGTGAGTTCTGTGCTAAGGTGTTTCCTTCTCGCTCGAAGCTGGAGAGGCACTTAATGATTCACACGGGCCAGAGGCCATTTGCCTGTGCACTTTGTGGGAAAGCCTTTAGACAGAAGACGCACCTGAAAATTCACCAGCTCACTCACTCTCAGGAGAAACCCTTTCAGTGCAATCTATGTCCTAAGTCCTTCAAGGTGCCAGAGAAACTTCTTAAACACCAGGAGATGCACGCAAACCTATCCAGTGTCTGCAGCAGGACCGAACTCCTGGAGGTGAAGCAGGAGGATGATGAGGACCTCTCCGTGTTTGTTATTCCTTTCCAGTGCTCTTCTTGTGGACAGTGTTATTCGAGCCAAGAAATTCTGGACAACCATGAGTGTTTGGTAGAAACTGATGTCGCTGAAACAGTGACTTCAGTCAGAAGATCGTATAATAGAGGATTTGGCAAGAACACTAAGATACATGAAAGTCACCTTGAAGATGAGACTCTTCCCAATGTTTCCACTCCAGTTAGGTTGCTAAAAACAGAGTACTTGGAGGAATCGGATCATGTGGTCACTATGGAAGTACAAACGCATGGGAGCTCCAAGAATCTATTTCGGAAGGGGAAACCACAGGGGAAAAGTGTCAGGCAGTCACAGATAGACATGGAAAGATATTTTCATGGACTTGTGGAAAACCAGAACGGTGATACCATTTGCAGTACCTTTCATGCATATGATCAAGGTCAACATGAAAAGGAGAGTCACTCTCTTCATCAGTTTCTTCAAGGGGCACAGGGCATTTTGCTGCAAAGAAACAAAGTGGCTAAATGTGACCAGTGCAATAAAACGTTCCCTTCCATGTCCAAGTTACGCAGGCATTACCTCATCCACACTGGGCAAAAACCTTTCACTTGCACTGAATGCGGGAAGACGTTTCGACAGTCTGCTCACTTAAAACGCCACCTCATTACCCACATACAAAAAGTTCCTGTGCTTAGAGCACAGGACGGGCTGGAGAGTTATTATTCTGAACTTTGCCAACAACAATCCACAAGCTTTCCCCTGACTGAGCATTGTTATGACCCTACGATAGATCCTGAAGAACTCGATCAAGTTATGACTATTGTGGTCCCTgatgtaaaagtagaaaatgagtcATTGGACTTGTCTTCTGAGAACCAGAAACGGGGAACGTGTAAGACTAGGATTACCATGTCTAAGGAGCGCAGTGTAAAATCCCAGCAGGAGCGGAAAGTGAGGACTCGAGGTGTCCAGAAGAGCTACAAGTGCAGTGTGTGCACGAAAACCTTCCTTTCCCCTTCCAAACTGGAGCGCCACTATCTTATGCATGCTGGGCAAAAACCCTTTGAGTGTACAGAATGTGGTAAATCTTTCCGTCAGGATCCTCACCTAAAACGCCACATGTTGACGCACATCAGGATGAAGAAGTAA